The stretch of DNA TTGGTCATAATGAGCGATTGTTTCACCTAAATCATGACTAATTACGAGTAGAGTTTTATTTTGGGCTTTAAGTTCACTAAAAACTTCAAAAATAACCTCTTCAGTATTGCGATCGATATTGTTAAATGGTTCATCAAAAAAGAATAAATCCGCTTGTTGTGCGATCGCTCTAGCTAAAAATACTCGCTGTTGTTGTCCTCCCGATAATTCCCGAATCTGACGCTGACGATATTGCCACATTCCTACCCTTTCTAAAGCATTTTTGACAATCAGTTTAGATTGGCGTGAAGGCTGGCGAAACCAACCTATAGTTGGAATACGTCCCATCATTACTACTTTTTGAACAGTAATCGGATAATCCCAATCAATTTGTGTCCGTTGCGGTACGTAAGCTACTCGTTTTAGTTGACGTTTGAGAGGTTGAGAACCAAATTTAACTATTCCTTTGGCTGAAGGCACAAGTCCCAAAATTGCTTTGACTAAAGTACTTTTACCTGCCCCGTTTGGGCCTAATAAACCTGTTACTTGTCCTGGTTGCAAACAAAAAGATACAGCTTTAATTGCCCATGTATCGCGATAATTTACTGCCAAGTCGTACACTTCCAGCACAGTAGACCTCAAAAAAAATTAGAATCATTATCATTATAA from Stanieria cyanosphaera PCC 7437 encodes:
- a CDS encoding metal ABC transporter ATP-binding protein, whose amino-acid sequence is MLEVYDLAVNYRDTWAIKAVSFCLQPGQVTGLLGPNGAGKSTLVKAILGLVPSAKGIVKFGSQPLKRQLKRVAYVPQRTQIDWDYPITVQKVVMMGRIPTIGWFRQPSRQSKLIVKNALERVGMWQYRQRQIRELSGGQQQRVFLARAIAQQADLFFFDEPFNNIDRNTEEVIFEVFSELKAQNKTLLVISHDLGETIAHYDQLLLLNQELIAVGSKAEVLNPENLQQAYGKKINIFSTNSTEQCYFIG